The Rhopalosiphum maidis isolate BTI-1 chromosome 1, ASM367621v3, whole genome shotgun sequence genome has a segment encoding these proteins:
- the LOC113549764 gene encoding WAS/WASL-interacting protein family member 3-like isoform X1, with the protein MPFPPPPPPPPAPTALSGPPPPPPPSGPPPMFGTGASKKGGNNPLQARDQLLQSIRLGKPLKKTVTNDKSSPLINNSPKTPVKCNGTVKNGEMSSIAARTPNGLAELFAGGMPKLKPTGLAVTGQSRTQMPPTNNLSPVSLFNQTTANPSPSNTSTLPLQKKNDGIRKIQNDIKLRGPPPQPPPFNQKPTIPSSTSEPVSIIPPGVGHNLTGSVPSLVSDNAAGRGPPPGGYGKPNVAPKPPSIRPAVPTKKSTLTVSSTNLVTAVDGRNLVSRAQSMRIPKTPPVAPNSQPPQFNNLTISSKNQLPAFHQSQDSILRNSQNPSPNAQWGSRTLRPIKHPNTRPPPPPIKAPLNPPVCAPPPPPPPHRSGPPPPPPNVPPHKSYQNNNVTNGAPPTPPTRHSSMRNGPTSVLSMSLLEEMEMKFSTMFKPLVRIPSPPIFQRVDKIYNSRLVVAKHQAPKPPGY; encoded by the exons ATGCCGTTCCCGCCtcctccgccgccgccgcctgcCCCTACAGCCCTGTCGGGCCCACCGCCGCCTCCGCCGCCGTCCGGACCGCCGCCGATGTTCGGTACGGGTGCGAGCAAGAAGGGCGGCAACAACCCGCTGCAGGCCAGGGACCAGCTGCTGCAGTCCATCAGGCTCGGCAAGCCCCTGAAGAAGACCGTGACCAACGACAAGAGCAGCCCGCTCATCAACA attcacCAAAAACACCCGTAAAATGTAATGGTACTGTAAAAAACGGAGAAATGAGTTCTATAGCTGCACGAACACCTAATGGCTTAGCAGAGTTGTTTGCTGGAGGCATGCCTAAACTTAAACCGACTGGATTAGCTGTAACAG GACAATCAAGAACTCAAATGCcaccaactaataatttatcaccGGTCTCATTGTTTAATCAAACAACTGCAAACCCCTCTCCTTCTAATACAAGTACTCTTCCATTACAGAAA aaaaatgatggcataagaaaaattcaaaatgataTTAAACTAAGAGGACCACCTCCGCAACCACCACCATTCAATCAAAAACCAACTATTCCTtcg aGTACTTCTGAACCTGTTTCAATAATACCACCTGGCGTTGGTCACAACCTGACAGGTAGTGTCCCAAGTCTTGTGTCTGATAATGCGGCAGGAAGAGGTCCTCCACCAGGTGGATATGGCAAACCAAATGTAGCCCCAAAACCACCATCTATTAGGCCAGCTGTGCCCACAAAAAAGTCAACGTTGACAGTTAGTTCAACTAATTTAGTAACTGCAGTTGATGGAAGAAATCTTGTATCTAGAGCACAAAGCATGAGGATACCAAAAACACCTCCAGTTGCTCCAAATAGTCAAC caCCTCAATTTAATAACTTGACCATTAgtagtaaaaatcaattaccTGCTTTCCATCAATCACAAGACAGTATTTTGAGGAATTCTCAGAATCCTTCACCAAATGCCCAATGGGGATCACGTACATTACGGCCTATTAAACATCCAAACACTAGGCCACCACCTCCACCCATCAAGGCACCATTGAATCCACCGGTGTGTGCTCCACCGCCACCACCACCTCCACATCGAAGTGGGCCTCCTCCACCACCACCAAATGTACCCCCTCATAAAAGCTACCAAAATAACAAT gtaactAATGGAGCTCCTCCAACACCTCCAACACGTCATTCTTCTATGCGAAATGGTCCAACTTCTGTTTTAAGCATGTCCTTGTTGG aGGAAATGGAAATGAAGTTTTCTACTATGTTCAAACCATTGGTTAGGATTCCATCGCCTCCAATTTTCCAAAGAGtcgataaaatttataatagcagACTAGTCG TTGCAAAACACCAAGCTCCTAAGCCACCAGGCTATTGA
- the LOC113549172 gene encoding biogenesis of lysosome-related organelles complex 1 subunit 1: MLSSLVKEHQVKQAARKESQDIKRKEAVNAANELTNALVEHLNVGVAQAYLNQKKLDAEAKQLHQSAIVFSKQTSQWLSLIDNFNSALKELGDVENWTRTIENDMQNITTTLEYAYKVSQKP; this comes from the exons atgttatcttcCCTTGTCAAAGAACATCAAGTAAAACAAGCTGCACGCAAGGAAAGCCAAG atataaaaagaaaagagGCGGTAAATGCTGCCAATGAATTAACCAACGCACTGGTCGAACACCTTAACGTTGG TGTTGCCCAAGCATATctcaatcaaaaaaaattggatgCCGAAGCAAAACAATTACACCAGAGTGCTATTGTTTTTTCCAAACAAACTTCTCAATGGCTGTCACTGATCGACAACTTTAATAGTGCACTTAAGGAGTTGGGTGATGTTGAGAACTGGACGCGTACCATTGAAAATGACATGCAAAATATCACCACTACCCTGGAATATGCATACAAAG tttcaCAAAAACCTTAA
- the LOC113549372 gene encoding dynein light chain 1, axonemal, translated as MGDLKATTIKDAIKNWEDENKESASEATNICLQFQWPPIEKMDNNLSVLTKCEKLSLSTNMIEKINGLAALRNLKILSLGRNYIKAFTGLEPLADTLEELWISYNFIEKMKGVLGMRKLKVLHMSNNNVKEWAEVNKLAEMESLKDFLFVGNPLYDCLDESVWRSDCIRKLPKLVILDGVPIIRD; from the exons atggga gatTTAAAAGCTACTACAATAAAAgatgcaataaaaaattgggAAGATGAAAATAAGGAATCTGCAAGTGAAGCtacaaatatatgtttacaatTTCAATGGCCGCCAATTGAAAAaatggataataatttatcagtttTAACTAAATGCGA aaaattatcattaagtaCAAATATGATTGAGAAAATAAATGGTCTTGCTGCTCtaaggaatttaaaaattttatcattaggACGAAACTACATTAAGGCTTTTACTGGGCTTGAACCATTAGCTGATACTTTAGAAGAATTGTGGAtatcttataactttattgaaaaaatgaaagGTGTTCTAGGCATGCGTAAACTTAAAGTTTTACACatgtctaataataatgttaaagaaTGGGCAGAAGTAAATAAGCTTGCAGAAATGGAAAGCTTAAAAGACTTTTTATTTGtcg GAAATCCACTTTACGACTGTTTAGATGAATCTGTATGGCGTAGTGATTGTATTAGAAAGCTTCCTAAACTAGTAATATTGGATGGAGTACCAATCATAAGAGATTAA
- the LOC113548609 gene encoding uncharacterized protein LOC113548609 has protein sequence MSSKYKSPLIRSKNTSVTSDNPLPFPNVESPSNPIHQTLKDNILLYDNTPQLSPAQQNWRGRGSSSPRFNSPRSRGRGSPYQWTPNRFNNSSGSDRNNMYGYSPRQQNNHSSYRPQFNKYKSQNHNRSQNWNNDNIDESYFHQSMLEDPWASLLNDSTNNTEDKILTT, from the exons ATGAGTTCAAAGTACAAATCACCACTAATAAGATCAAAAAATACATCAGTTACCTCAGATAACCCATTGCCATTTCCAAATGTAGAATCGCCTTCGAATCCAATTCATCAAactttaaaagataatattttgttgtatgacAACACACCTCAACTATCACCTGCCCAACAAAATTGGCGAGGACGTGGTAGTAGTTCACCGAGATTCAATAGCCCACGATCCAGAGGTAGAGGATCGCCATACCAATGGACTCCTAACAGATTTAACAACAGTAGCGGTTCAGat cgAAACAACATGTATGGTTATTCGCCACgtcaacaaaataatcattccTCATACAGACcacaatttaacaaatataaaagtcAAAATCATAAT agATCTCAAAATtggaataatgataatattgatgaaaGTTACTTTCATCAATCAATGTTGGAAGATCCGTGGgcatcattattaaatgattcaaCTAATAACACTGAAGATAAAATCCTTACAACATGA
- the LOC113548845 gene encoding inhibitor of growth protein 1-like, with translation MTDLEYAVDRYLGNYDDVLKELPPDVQRQASRFFEIDCRHSHILNKLTNYTKNAKKLSSKDGQRMKKMLIESLDLADRKVHISECVLDMVGKSIVTLNMNFEEFKMTKLCVNKSNKNTKGLLKCTPDLKEINSCSNDLLNIDNSNKRPKRNIKKTITTTSNKSAENNANLKRKSSTNKIIKNTTLNKMSKAQPPKKRKIVSESESSDSESELKVNYCICEEISYGDMVCCDNDLCPNEWFHFGCVSLRKKPKGKWYCPRCRGPNSKTMKPKEIILKELEEYNKRKEENW, from the coding sequence atgactgaCTTAGAATATGCGGTTGACCGCTACTTGGGCAATTATGATGATGTTCTAAAAGAATTACCTCCAGATGTACAAAGACAAGCAAGTCGTTTTTTTGAAATAGATTGTCGTCACTCACATATTCTAAACAAGTTgacaaattatactaaaaatgctaaaaaattatcatctaaAGATGGACAgcgtatgaaaaaaatgttaatagagTCATTAGACTTGGCAGATAGAAAAGTTCACATCTCGGAGTGTGTATTGGACATGGTTGGAAAAAGCATAGTTACTTTAAATATGAACtttgaagaatttaaaatgacaaaactatgtgttaataaatcaaataaaaatactaaaggattgttaaaatgtacacCTGACTTAAAGGAAATTAATTCATGttctaatgatttattaaacatagatAACTCTAATAAGCGTcctaaaagaaatataaaaaaaacaatcaccACAACATCAAACAAAAGTGCAGAAAATAACGCAAATTTGAAAAGAAAATCAAgcactaataaaattataaaaaacaccaCATTGAACAAAATGTCCAAAGCACAGCCAcccaaaaaaagaaaaatagtttCAGAATCTGAAAGTTCTGATAGTGAAAGtgaattaaaagttaattactGTATTTGTGAAGAAATATCTTATGGAGATATGGTTTGTTGTGATAATGATTTATGTCCAAACGAGTGGTTTCATTTTGGCTGTGTGTCTTTAAGAAAGAAACCCAAAGGAAAATGGTATTGTCCACGATGCAGAGGACCTAATTCCAAAACCATGAAGCCTAAAGAAATAATTCTTAAAGAACTTGAGGAGTATAATAAACGTAAAGAAGAAAACTGGTGA
- the LOC113549764 gene encoding formin-like protein 14 isoform X2, with protein sequence MPFPPPPPPPPAPTALSGPPPPPPPSGPPPMFGTGASKKGGNNPLQARDQLLQSIRLGKPLKKTVTNDKSSPLINRQSRTQMPPTNNLSPVSLFNQTTANPSPSNTSTLPLQKKNDGIRKIQNDIKLRGPPPQPPPFNQKPTIPSSTSEPVSIIPPGVGHNLTGSVPSLVSDNAAGRGPPPGGYGKPNVAPKPPSIRPAVPTKKSTLTVSSTNLVTAVDGRNLVSRAQSMRIPKTPPVAPNSQPPQFNNLTISSKNQLPAFHQSQDSILRNSQNPSPNAQWGSRTLRPIKHPNTRPPPPPIKAPLNPPVCAPPPPPPPHRSGPPPPPPNVPPHKSYQNNNVTNGAPPTPPTRHSSMRNGPTSVLSMSLLEEMEMKFSTMFKPLVRIPSPPIFQRVDKIYNSRLVVAKHQAPKPPGY encoded by the exons ATGCCGTTCCCGCCtcctccgccgccgccgcctgcCCCTACAGCCCTGTCGGGCCCACCGCCGCCTCCGCCGCCGTCCGGACCGCCGCCGATGTTCGGTACGGGTGCGAGCAAGAAGGGCGGCAACAACCCGCTGCAGGCCAGGGACCAGCTGCTGCAGTCCATCAGGCTCGGCAAGCCCCTGAAGAAGACCGTGACCAACGACAAGAGCAGCCCGCTCATCAACA GACAATCAAGAACTCAAATGCcaccaactaataatttatcaccGGTCTCATTGTTTAATCAAACAACTGCAAACCCCTCTCCTTCTAATACAAGTACTCTTCCATTACAGAAA aaaaatgatggcataagaaaaattcaaaatgataTTAAACTAAGAGGACCACCTCCGCAACCACCACCATTCAATCAAAAACCAACTATTCCTtcg aGTACTTCTGAACCTGTTTCAATAATACCACCTGGCGTTGGTCACAACCTGACAGGTAGTGTCCCAAGTCTTGTGTCTGATAATGCGGCAGGAAGAGGTCCTCCACCAGGTGGATATGGCAAACCAAATGTAGCCCCAAAACCACCATCTATTAGGCCAGCTGTGCCCACAAAAAAGTCAACGTTGACAGTTAGTTCAACTAATTTAGTAACTGCAGTTGATGGAAGAAATCTTGTATCTAGAGCACAAAGCATGAGGATACCAAAAACACCTCCAGTTGCTCCAAATAGTCAAC caCCTCAATTTAATAACTTGACCATTAgtagtaaaaatcaattaccTGCTTTCCATCAATCACAAGACAGTATTTTGAGGAATTCTCAGAATCCTTCACCAAATGCCCAATGGGGATCACGTACATTACGGCCTATTAAACATCCAAACACTAGGCCACCACCTCCACCCATCAAGGCACCATTGAATCCACCGGTGTGTGCTCCACCGCCACCACCACCTCCACATCGAAGTGGGCCTCCTCCACCACCACCAAATGTACCCCCTCATAAAAGCTACCAAAATAACAAT gtaactAATGGAGCTCCTCCAACACCTCCAACACGTCATTCTTCTATGCGAAATGGTCCAACTTCTGTTTTAAGCATGTCCTTGTTGG aGGAAATGGAAATGAAGTTTTCTACTATGTTCAAACCATTGGTTAGGATTCCATCGCCTCCAATTTTCCAAAGAGtcgataaaatttataatagcagACTAGTCG TTGCAAAACACCAAGCTCCTAAGCCACCAGGCTATTGA
- the LOC113556016 gene encoding trifunctional purine biosynthetic protein adenosine-3, which yields MASVLVVGGGGRENAIAWKLSSSSKVNKIYITPNNIGATLFPQVEFVDLDVNNFELLAKWCVETSIDLIIVGPEDPLASGIADVLAAHNLNCFGPSAKAARIESDKEWSKQFMDEFNIPTAKWRSFNDVKQATDFVYSADYPALVIKASGLAAGKGVVVASNKQEACLALDAILTENRFGKAGQTVVVEELLQGEEVSVLCFTDGVNIKVMLPSQDYKRAYNQDKGPNTGGMGAFCPCYNMPQNELDEAKNILQRAVDGLRNRGSPFVGVLYAGLMVTNDGIRVLEFNCRFGDPETQTILPLLNSDLYDIMKACCDRTLNKVEVNWKTDKFCVGVVMASRGYPLTSSKGDVISGLPSVTKGMVFHMGTKLNNYGELVTNGGRVLIVITIHQDLVLAAARATMACGRIMFNGAQFRTDIAHRGIARAILAKGATTYKSSGVDITAGNNLIPIYKQMVSITKRQGVLGDLGSFGAMFDLKAAAFQDPILVSSSDGVGTKLKVALTCNSHESIGQDLVAMCVNDILVHGAEPLFFLDYYATGRLEGGAVVQVFKGIVDGCHQSGCALIGGETAEMPGLYHNNDYDVAGFAVGAVERNKILPHIEDIVSGDVVIGLESSGVHANGFSLIRKIMDMGCHKFTDEAPFSLDKKTYGEELLTPTVIYVERVLPSIRNNHIKALAHITGGGLIENIPRILPKNKKVVLDATKWNIQPVYGWIAATGSINETEMLRTLNCGLGMILIVDRKHVEDVLSATNGKVVGIVDEKMSDEQPVEVKKFANAMEPLMRPHIQTYVASRMHPKMRVAVLISGSGTNLQSLIDTTTDDPSMMSEIVLVISNKPGVEGLKRARRAGILALAIDHTKFTSREEFENKILNELEQTQVDVVCLAGFMRVLTKNFVSKWRGRLLNIHPSLLPLFKGLRPQKQAIESGVRVSGCTVHFVEEEIDAGAIIVQESVNISLDETEESLTEKIKEVEHIAFPKALKLFATNQVCLDKDIGKVKWLSNSSDVLRNII from the exons ATGGCTAGTGTACTTGTGGTTGGTGGCGGAGGTCGAGAAAATGCAATTGCCTGGAAATTATCAAGTTCTTCAAaa gtgaataaaatttatattacaccaAACAATATTGGAGCTACGTTATTCCCTCAAGTCGAATTTGTAGATTTGGATGTTAACAATTTTGAA ttattggcAAAATGGTGTGTAGAGACATCTATAGACTTAATAATTGTTGGTCCTGAAGATCCTCTTGCATCAGGAATTGCTGATGTATTAGCTGCTCACAACTTGAATTGTTTTGGACCATCTGCTAAAGCGGCCCGTATTGAAAGTGATAAAGAATGGTCAAAACAATTTATggatgaatttaatattccaaCAGCCAAATGGAGATCATTCAATGATGTTAAACAAGCAACAGATTTTGTTTATTC gGCTGATTATCCTGCATTAGTAATAAAAGCAAGTGGCCTTGCTGCAGGCAAAGGAGTGGTAGTTGCTTCTAATAAACAAGAAGCATGCTTAGCATTAGATGCTATCTTAACAGAAAATCGCTTTGGTAAAGCTGGTCAGACTGTTGTAGTTGAAGAATTGTTACAAGGAGAAGAAGTTTCT gtttTATGTTTTACTGATGGTGTTAATATAAAGGTCATGCTACCAAGTCAAGATTACAAAAGGGCATATAATCAAGACAAGGGTCCAAATACTGGAGGTATGGGAGCATTTTGTCCTTGTTACAACATGCCTCAAAATGAGTTGGACGaggcaaaaaatattttacaaagggCCGTTGATGGTCTCCGTAATCGTGGGTCTCCTTTTGTGG gtgtTCTTTATGCCGGATTAATGGTTACTAATGATGGTATTAGAGTTTTAGAGTTCAATTGTCGTTTTGGTGATCCTGAAACCCAGACAATATTGCCACTATTAAATTCAGAcctttatgatattatgaaa GCATGTTGTGATCGTACTTTGAATAAAGTTGAAGTTAATTGGAAAACTGATAAATTTTGTGTCGGTGTTGTAATGGCTAGTAGAGGATATCCGTTAACATCCAGTAAAGGCGATGTAATATCTG GATTACCTAGTGTAACAAAAGGCATGGTATTTCATATGGGTACTAAATTGAACAATTATGGGGAATTAGTTACAAATGGAGGCCGTGTATTGATTGTGATAACTATTCATCAAGACTTAGTCTTAGCTGCTGCTAGAGCAACTATGGCTTGTGGCAGAATAATGTTTAATGGTGCTCAATTCAGAACTGATATTGCCCATAGAGGAATTGCTAG agcaATTCTTGCTAAGGGCGCAACAACCTATAAGTCTAGTGGTGTTGACATAACTGctggaaataatttaattccaatttataaacaaatggtATCCATCACAAAACGTCAAGGAGTGCTTGGAGATTTGGGTTCATTTGGTGCCATGTTTGATCTCAAAGCAGCTGCATTCCAGGATCCAATACTTGTGTCCAGTTCAGATGGAGTTGGTACTAAATTAAAG GTTGCTCTAACATGTAATAGTCATGAATCAATTGGACAAGATCTTGTTGCAATGTgtgttaatgatatattagttCATGGCGCTGAACCTTTATTTTTCCTTGATTATTATGCAACTGGTCGATTGGAAGGAGGAGCTGTTGTTCAAGTTTTTAAAGGCATTGTAGATGGTTGCCATCAATCTGGATGTGCtcttatag GTGGAGAAACAGCAGAAATGCCAGGcctttatcataataatgacTATGATGTAGCTGGTTTTGCAGTAGGAGCAGTAGAGCGAAATAAGATTTTGCCTCATATTGAGGATATTGTTTCTGGGGATGTTGTTATTGGTTTAGAATCAAGTGGTGTTCATGCTAATGGATTTAGTTTGATTCGTAAAATAATGGACATGGGTTGTCATAAATTTACAGATGAAGCCCCTTTTAGCTTGGACAAGAAAACTTATG gtGAAGAACTTTTAACTCCTACAGTAATTTATGTTGAGCGTGTATTACCTTCAATaagaaataatcatataaaagcattggCTCATATTACTGGAGGtggtttaatagaaaatattccaCGTAttctaccaaaaaataaaaaagttgttttagATGCTACAAAATGGAATATCCAGCCTGTATATGGTTGGATAGCTGCAAcag GTAGCATCAATGAAACGGAAATGTTACGAACACTGAATTGTGGTTTGggtatgatattaatagttGATAGGAAACACGTTGAAGATGTTCTATCTGCTACTAATGGTAAAGTTGTTGGCATAGTTGATGAAAAAATGTCTG ACGAACAACCAGTTGAAGTGAAAAAATTTGCGAATGCCATGGAGCCTTTGATGCGTCCCCATATTCAGACTTATGTTGCATCCAGGATGCATCCTAAAATGCGTGTAGCTGTTCTTATATCAGGATCTGGAACCAATTTacag tcatTGATTGATACTACTACTGATGATCCATCTATGATGTCTGAAATTGTCTTAGTAATCTCCAATAAACCTGGAGTTGAAGGTCTAAAGCGTGCCAGACGTGCTGGTATATTGGCTTtg gCAATAGATCATACTAAGTTTACATCACGtgaagaatttgaaaataaaatattgaatgaatTAGAACAAACACAAGTAGATGTTGTTTGCTTAGCTGGTTTTATGCGTGTGTTAACAAAGAATTTTGTGAGCAAATGGAGAGGTCGTCTATTAAACATACACCCTTCACTTTTGCCTTTATTCAAAGGTCTTCGTCCTCAAAAACAAGCCATTGAATCTGGCGTACGAGTTTCTGGTTGTACAGTTCATTTTGtagaa gaGGAAATTGATGCTGGAGCAATTATTGTACAAGAAAGTGTGAATATAAGTTTAGATGAAACAGAAGAAAGTCTTACTGAAAAAATTAAGGAGGTTGAACACATCGCTTTTCCAAAAGCTTTAAAACTATTTGCTACCAATCAAGTTTGTTTGGATAAAGATATTGGAAAAGTAAAATGGTTATCTAATTCAAGTGAtgtattaagaaatattatttaa